One Halobacterium wangiae genomic window, CGACAGAAACTCTCCGTTTCACCCTCGAATCGACCCGGTTGAGGGAACGATTCCAGAATTTCCGTCGCACCTCTCGAGATAGGTGACAGCGACGATGCAGATGAGGGATTACGACGACCAAGACGGTCGCAAAATCTGGCTGAACAAAGAAGAAGCAATGGAGTTCCTGAACACGGTCGCGGACACCGAGAAGTGTATCGCATTCACCCTAGAGGTGCGCTGTGGGATGCGCTGCAAAGAGATCGTGGATTACGCCGAGTTCGGTTCTCAGTCCTGCCCTTGTTCGTCTCCGCCAGCATCAGGCAACGTGAACGAAAACGTCGTCCCCTCGCCTGGTTCGGATTCGACCCAGATATCGCCGCCGTGGCGCTCGATGATGCGTTCACAGAGTGCCAGACCGAGTCCTGTCCCAGGGTGTTCGTCGCGACTGTGTAGGCGCTGGAACACCTCGAAGACGCGTTCCTGGTTCTTCGTGTCAATGCCGATTCCTTCGTCACTGATCGAGATGGCCCACTCGTCGCCGTCGCGTTCTGCCGCCACGTGAATTCGCGGTGGGGCATCACCGCTGTACTCGATGGCGTTGTCCAGGAGGTTCTGGAACACTTGGCGCAACTGGCTGGCGTCCCCTGCCACCGTGGGGAGGTCTTCGATGGTGATGTCGGCGTCGCGTTCCTCGATTTTCACCCCGAGGTCCTCGCAGATGTCGGCGACGATGGTGTCTAGGTCGACGGGTTCGAACGGGTTGCCCTGGGTCTCGACTCGCGAGTACGCCAGGAGCCCCTGTATCATGTCCCGCATCCGCTCGGCGCCGTCGACCGCGAACTCGACGAACTCCTGACCGTCCCCTTCGAGATCCTCGGTGTAGCGGTCCTCCAGCAACTGGAGGTAGCTGGAGATCATCCGGAGCGGTTCCTGAAGGTCGTGGGATGCCGCGTACGCGAACTGCTCGAGGCGCTCGTTCGACTCCTCGAGTCTGCGCTGGTACTCCTTCTGGTCCGTGATGTCCTGCACCACTACCATCCCCGCGTATATCTCGCCGGCAGCGTTCCGTACTGGGAGCGTGTGCGCCAGCAGGTCCCGGTCTGGCAGGTCGACCTCGAACGTACTCGACTCACCCTCGAAGACCGCGTGGAAGTTCGGCTCGATGTCCGTGACGAGGTCGTCGGGATACCGGGCGTAGATGTTGGTGCCGACGACATCCGCTGAATCAATCCCGAGGTCCTCTAGGAGTTCGCCACCGACGATATCGTAGGTGAGGTTCTCGTTGAACAGCCCGACGGAGCCGCCAGGGAAGTTGTCGACGAGCGTCCGGTAGCGGCGTTCGCTCTCCTTGAGTTCGCGTTCGCGATTTCTCTGCTCGGTGACGTCCTGTGACACCCCGAGGGCAACGAACACGTGACCGTCATCGTCAAAGACCGGAACAATCCGGATTCTGTAAATACGGTCGTTGGACTCCACTTGGAACGTGCTCGACTCCCCATCGAAGGCGGCCTCGTAGCGGGGGACGAGTTCGTCGGCCAATTCTCGAGGGACGGCTTCGCTAACCTGTTTCCCCTCGATATCCTCTGCGGGGGCGCCGGCCTCTTCGAGGGGTTCGCCGCCGACGGTCTGGTAGGTAAGGTCCTCGTCGACGAGAGCCACGGCCCCGTTGGGGAAGTTGTCGACGAGCGTCCGGTAGCGGCGTTCGCTCTCCTCGACTTCGCGCTCGCGCTTCCTGCGCTCAGTGACTTCCTTGAACGTGAAGATAGCGCGTTCCAGCTCGCCGTCCTCGTTCCACTGGGGAGCACCGTTGACTGACACCCAGACGCGTTCTCCGGACGGGCGGTGGAGGCCGATAATCTGGTCGTGTATCTCCGTTTCCTCCGCTACAATGCGGTCGAACGGTGCCTCGCCCGCTTCGAGGGGCTGGCCGTGTTCGCCGACGAGCCCCCACCGCGAGTCGTCGTGCGTGAACTCGTTTATTTCCTCGCGAGAGCGGCCGTAGATCTCCTCCGCACGTTCGTTCGCGAACGCCAGCGTGCCGTCGCCGTCGACGACCGTGATACCGACCGGGCTCGTCTGGACGATTCCCTCGACGACATCCCGGTTCCCTAGGAAATCCTCCTCAGTTGTGCCCCCGGGATCTCTCATACACACTGTCAAGGGCTGCACCGTGTAGAACCCTACGCCCGTATCCCCGTCACGTGTGGCGATTGATAGTTGCTGTCCTTCGTAGACCGAATCCCACAGGAATCGTTCCGAACCGTGGTCAGTTTCTTCTTATCCCTCGTCGGACTCCTGCTCCTAATTGGACCGTGAGCGACCGGACGCCCACTGAGCGAGTCCCTCCCTTCAAGACAACCTACGGGCAGAGCGACTGCGGGACACTCCGTTGTAGCCTCCGAGGTACACGGTGTCTCAGTCGGCCGCACAGGCACACTCGCCGGTACACCCGCAGCTCTTCGCTCCGAGGAGGCCAGGGACCTTGACGTACATGACGACACCTACAATCACTCCCGTGCCTGCTAGGAGGACACCGGGGAGCGTTCCGAGGGCGTTGATTGCGGCTGGGTCCGGGGGAAGCACTGCACCGATACTGAAACCGATAACCACGGCCGCGAGGATGCGCACCAGCTTTGGCGTAATGAGATTGCTTTGGCGGATGTTCATGGCCTATCCACTGAAGGACTGATGATAGAATACTTAACAGTTACTCCTGCCTGAAGGGTGTTTTCTCCTTGTATCTAGACTCTCTACGAGCGTGAGCCACCAGGTCACCACGGCCCTGGTTTGTATTCACGGGCGAAGATGACCGTTCCGTAAGGCGATCGGCAGAATCGCTTTACGCCTCGCTGGCCCTAGGTCGGGTATGTCGTCATCGGGCCCCTCCAGGGATGACTATGGTGAAACGCTCGCCCTCTTTGACCAGCGCGATGACCCAACTGAACCCCTCACGACACCAGAAATCGCAGACTCGCTCGAAACGGCCCGAGAAACCGTCTACAAACGCCTCGAAAACCTGGTGAGCCGTGGTAAGCTAAAGTCAAAGGACATCAGTGCCGATGCCCGTGTCTGGTGGCGACCACACACGGACAGCAAGTCCGTCGGAGTGTCTGAGGCCGAGATTACTGAATCAATTGTTCGCCAGCTATTCGAGAACGCCCCTAACCCCTATCTGATTGTACAACCGGACGAGTACGAAATCGTGGCCGTCAGCGACACATACTTAGAGGCGACCATGACCGAGCGTGAAACGATCCTCGGCCAGACACTATTCGAGGTCTTCCCAGCGGACCCTGAGGACCCCGACCCAGAAGGCGCCCCTCGGCTGCGACGCTCGCTTGACCGGGTCACCGAGCAGCGCGAGGAAGACGTCATGCCAGTGACGCACTATCCTGTTCCAGACCGCGACGCCACAAATAACCAGTTTGAGGATCGCTGGTGGAGCCCGGTCAATACTCCCCTATTCGATGCGAGGGGGAAGCTCTTGTATATCATCCACCACGTTCAGGACGTCACGCCACTCGTTGAAACCTCCCCGGGAGAAGATGGAGTGGATCTAAGCGACGAACTAGAAGTGGAGAAGTCTCACCTCACGGCGGATATGCTTCTGAAGAGTCGGAAACTCTACGAAGCCCGAGAGGAGGCGTACGAGCGGGAAAAGCAGCAACAAGCCGTTGCCGACCTCGGGCAGGTCACCCTCGAATCAAGCGACCTCGACGCTCTCATGAACGAGGCTGCCCGTACGGTCGCCGACGCCCTTGACGCCGAGTACAGCGCCGTCTTCGACCTCGAAACCAACGCCGAGGCACTCCTACTCCGGCAGGGAGCCGGCTGGGACGAGGGAGTCGTCGGGAACACGAGGATGGAGGCTGTCGAAGCGGAGTCTCAAGCCGCGTACACCCTGGAGAACGACTATCCCATCGTCGTTGAGGACTTACACACGGAAACACGATTCAGTGGGCAGGCCTTGCTGACGAACCACGACGTCCGGAGTGGCATCAATACGGTTATCGGGCCGTGCGAGGACCCATGGGGAATCCTCAGTGTGCACGATCCAGAGCCCCGGGAATTCAGTGAGGACGATGTCTCTTTTGTGGTGAGTGTGGCGAACATTCTCGCGGAGGCGATCGAACGCGAGCAATACGAGACCCGGTTGGAACGCTTGATCCGGAAACTGGAGGAGTCAAACGAGCGCCTCGAGCAGTTCGCGTACGCGGCGTCCCACGACCTTCAGGAGCCACTGCGGATGGTTACCAGCTACCTCAAGTTAGTAGAGTCCCGGTACTCCGACGAGCTCGACGAGGACGGCGAGGAGTTCATCAAGTTCGCGGTCGACGGAGCTGAGCGGATGCGGGCGATGATCAATAGTCTGTTAGCGTACTCACGGGTCGAAACGCAGGGCGACCCGTTCGAGACCGTGGACCTCGACGTCGTGGTCAAAGATGCTCTGGCTGATCTCCAGTTTAGAATTGATCGACACGACGCCGAAGTTGTCGTGGGAGAGTTGCCCGTAGTCCGAGGAGACGGGGGGCAACTGCGGCAGGTATTCCAGAACCTGCTCGACAATGCAATCGAATACAGTGGAGAGAAGACGCCCTCTGTCGAGGTTTCGGCCGAACGCGACGGCAACGAGTGGGTGATCTCGGTGGCCGATGAGGGTATCGGTATCGATGAGGACGATGCAGAACGTGTCTTCGAGGTGTTCCAGCGCCTCCACTCGCGTGAGGCCCACTCGGGAACGGGGATTGGGCTAGCGCTTTGTGACCGGATTATCGAGCGCCATAACGGCGACATCTGGATTGAATCTGAATCTAGTGAGGGCGCCACATTCTCGATGTCGCTCCCCCCAGTACCGGAGTCGGAGAGCGAACCACGGTAATCGGGCTCGCCCGCTGGGAGTCGAAAATACGGTCCACTAGTCTTGGAGTTCTTTTTGGAGGTAGCTGATTGGGTAGATACTGGTTGCACCGGGGGCGTTGAGTCGGAATTGTTGTGGGGGCGTGTTCCGACTATACGTCTTATCCACCCGGGGCTTGCCCGTACTGGGATTGTAGAGTGTTTCGAGTACTTCGTGGGCGTCTTCTCGATTCAGCACGACCCAGATCGCCTCCACTGGGTCACACGACGCCATCTTATCGTAATCATTCACGATGGCTTCCGCGCGGTCGTGATTGATGCGTTCGGCCTCAACCACGACCACAATCTCCCCATTCGCGTCCAGGCCCGCACAATCGAGGCGATGCCCATCTCCTAGTTCGTAGTATGTCTGGACCTCGACCACCTCCGAATCCGGGTCTTCCTGGAATTCTTGGACGAGGAATCGTCGGGCGGCCTCGTTCAAACAGACGTGCTGGGCGGACTCCTCAAGGTCACCAGCACCATGGCCGTAGTCGATTCCCTCGCGATAGGCTTCACCAATGACCGAACGTCCCTCCGGTGGAACCGAGTATAATCGGTGTGGGTGGTCGCCATCGCGTCGCAGCACACCAGCCTCAATCAACTCCTCGAGCTCCCCCGCTTCGATTCCGACGTACTCCTGTAATCGGAGCATGCTGTCCCCGACGATATCGTACTCCAGTCGGTCGTACCGGAGTTGCTGGGCATTATACACCGCCTGCAAGAACAATAACTGAGGAATCGACCACGGAGAGTCAGTGATTTCACTCGGGGCGAGTTTGAGGTTGAACTCACACACCGGAATGTTGTCCCGCTTCACATCGCCCATTGAGTAGCAGCACTCGATGGCGCGACGCAATCCCTCGATGGAGGGGTCGTACCGGTTCTGGCACCGACTACACCTGAGCGCGTGCGCCTGCTCATCATACGCCACCACCCTCGGGAGGCGCTTCGTATACGGTAAGAGCGAATCAACACGCGTAACCGACTGTGTACTCACGGACTCTTCGTCCTCAACCTCGTCTCCGTCTTCCTCTTTGGTGTCCGATTCGTCGTCCACTTCCTCATCAGGGTTGGTTTGTGGGAGACCAGCTTCTCGTAGCGTCCGTGATTCTGCGTTTTCGAGTGCAGCCTGGAACCGGGCTTCCTCACTCTCCGAAAGTGGGGCGTCGCTTGCGGGGTGGCCGTTTGGTGCGGGGAGTGATTCCGTGAGGAATGGCCTGGGTGTCGCTTCGTCGAACCCCGAGCCCGGTCGCACCAACCAATTCCCACGCCTTAGTGCGCTCAGACGCCGCGCCACCGCCTCCGGCGGCATTCCCTCCGTCGCCAGGACCTCTGCGAGGTCGTCCCTGACGGAGACGTTCCCAACGATGAACGTGGCCGTCTCATTGAGCGCTTCAAGATACGTCTCATTCTCTGGGTCAGGCGAATCGAGTTGCCGGGGAAACTGCACGCCAAGCGTCATCGACAACTCGAATGAGCGACCCTGGGAGAGGAGGGTGTCGACGAGTGAGGTATCAGCAACGTCGGCGGCCTCCTCGAGATACACATTCACCAACGCGACCTCGGACTCAGGAGTGTTCTGTGAGCGGGCTTTGAGCGCACTCCAGAGATTCGAGAGCAACGCAAGTGTCAGCGTACGCTTCACCCCCGCCTCCATGCCACCGAAGTCGAAGACAATGACCGAATCCTCACTGATGCACTCAGAAAAATCAAAACGAGCCCCCTCCCCGTTCTCGGCGGTGTGTTCGAATAGTGGGCCGAGTCGGCCGTCTGTGGCGATGCTGTCTGCCCGGCCGATCGCGCCGGTCATGACCTTCTGGAAAATATCGCGGTCGCGCTCAAGCAAACTCTCAAAATACGTAGCGAGGCGGTCATCAGAAACCGGGGGTGTCGCACGTTGTTCTTGAGTGCGACGCAACGCCGCATACAAATCCGCATGCGAGAACGAATCCTCACCGTGAATCGGGTCGAAGAGGGCTTTAACGTGATTCCGGAGGACTTTCACGGATTCCTGGGCCTGCCCGTACTGCTCTGCACCCATCACGCCTTGGAGGAGTTCTTCGTAGTGGCTTGCCTTTCGTGAGCGTGCTTCCTCGTGGGGGACACCCGCCTCGAGGAGACGGGTGATATCGAAGAACGTGAGCGCAGGCAACACCCGAGTGAAATCAAAGTAGTGGACGTCCTCGAGGTCGCCGTAGGCCGCGAAATGCGCTCGGAGGTATTCTAGTGCGGTGCCCCCGCCTTTCGTATCGAAGACGATCGCCGGGCCATCCGTCGCGATTGTATTCGTGAGCATCGCGGTACACTGCAGGACGGATTTACCCGACCCAGTGTCACCAACCACGAGGACGTGGCGAGTCTGCTGGGCGGGCGGCAGTATGAGTGGGTGGCCGTAGGGCTGGCGGTCGCGCGTAAGCGGCATACCAAGTGCCATACCCGGCCCGCGATACCTGCCTAGAAGTTCTGGGGGTGGCAATGGAATCCCGATTCGCTCCGGGGACCGCGTTGCCAGCGCGCGTCGACCACTGGGAGTGAGGCCAGCACCCCCAAGGAGGCAGAAACCCGGGAGCTCCTCGGGGGCGACGATGAACCCCGTGCTTTCGTGTGGAACCCACGGCAGGTAGCTTCGCTTCGCATCATAGGATACTCGCCCGACGAGACGGTCACAGACTGCTTCGAAGATCTGGGTTCCCGGTGGATACCCTGGTCCAGCGTAGAGTTCGTCGTCAGTAGTCACCCTACCCGTGATGGTGTGGGTCTCACCGCCTATTGATGCGAAGACGCTCCGGAGTCGTTTTGCTGCACTATCGGCATCGGTCGGTGACTCGTGGGTGAGTGCCACCGCGCGTGCACTCATTCGGAAGGTGCGCCGGAGCGTCCGCCCTCGAATACCTTCGATTCGGTGTTGATCAGCTCTTGGGGGCGTGTAGGATGCTTCGGTCTCGTCGTCTCTCGGAACGATGGCTTCGAGAACGCGATCTTGGACCGTCCCGAGTCCACGCTCTAGGTCGTAGATTGTACTATCGGCCTGAGTCGTCCAGTCACCACCAGGACAACAGACGGCCTGATAGATGACCGGGACGTCGACGTCCTGCATCGTCTCGACTAGTGTGGCCAATGGAATCCGCCGAGACTCCGCTTGTGTGGGGTGCCCGCGTGACTGGGTGTGTCGCTTCGATGGCGTACGAGGTTCGTTGGCGTTCGTGAAGTCCTCGAATGACCTCAGGGGTGTCTGCCAGTCGTCCCGGCGTACAGTACGGCCGCGGTAGGTGACGCCCGCAACGTAGGGGGGACCTCGCGTACCCGCGGAATGCGTAGCACTGGTGTTGGTGGTTGAGTTGTCTGGTCGTGTTTGTGGGAGTGAACGTGGGAGGTGTTCTTCGATGTGCCGGGGGTGCCATTGGGCTTCTCGTAGCTCGTAGGTGTTGGGCAACGCAGTCCGCAGAACGCTCTTGAGTTGAGAGAATAGGTCTGCGTGTGTCGTCCCGGCGAGATAGCGGATGGTCGTATCTGGTCGCCCGTCAGAGACGAGGACCCATTCTATGAGTGGTGTTTGTGATGAACGACCCAGGACCGCGCGAATCCCGGTTTTCGTCTCGCTGTCGAGGAGTGCGTGCAGGGAGTCCATCGCACGCCCAATCGTTCGTGCGTCGAGTGGAGTCTCGGACGGACGAATCTCGAGGTATGTACGAGGGGTCACCGACTCAGGCGGTGCTTCGAGTTCGGAGTAATGTTTGAGTGGGAGCGCTGACTCGGCTTCTTCGACGATATCTGGGTGGGCGGTATCGGGTTCAGTATTAGGAGTATTTGGGGTCGACATATACGGGGGCCATCTGGGCTGATTTTCGGGGTAGCGAGTCAGCCCACTCACTAGGGGGTAATTAGTTGCATTTCTGTTGAACAGGACAGTCAACGCCCGTGAACACTCCGCTCGCGCGGATTATCCCACTCTCAGTGGTTTCCTGGCTCGGGTGAAACCCGACGCGCATGTCTTTCTGGGTGACAGGGCCAGCGCGCACTTGTGCCGAGACGGAAACCCCCGTCAGTGACACACAACGGCCAGCGCGAGAATCTCGCCCGTCGAGGAGTCCCCCTGTGGGGAAGCCTGTTGGGCAGACGAGGATTCCACGCCGTCTACGTAGCAATGATTGCTCCCACTATTCTGGTCTTCTCTCCTTTTTAGACCCTGATGTCAGCACCGAGTTCGGGTGCCCGAGCATCGTATCCGTCCCCGCGGAGTTCCGACGCGAAGTCGGCACAGCGATCCCCGTGATTGACGAGAACCTGGCTCCCGCGGTACTCGTCGAGGAACGACAACAGGCCGTCGCGGTCGGCGTGCGCAGAGAAGTCGTGGCTCTCGACCTGCGCGGCGACGCGACGGTGGCGGCCGTCGAGTTCCGCACTCCCGGTCTCGAGGAGTTCGCGGCCGGGCGTTCCCTCGACTTGGTAGCCCGTGAACGCGACCTTGTGCTGGGGGTTGCCTGCGATGGCGGGGACGTAGGTCATCGCGGGGCCGCCCGCGAGCATCCCGGCGGTGGTGACGATGGCGGTCTGCTTCTCGGCGATGCGACGCCGCTGGCCGTTCCGCGTGCTCGCGTCGACGAAGCGCGCGTGGCCGCAAGCCCGGCCGAAGGCGTCGGGGTCGCGGAGGAACCCGGGAGTCTCCCGGAACCGCCTGGTGACCGCGACCCCCATGCCATCGACGTAGCACGGCACGTCGTGGGCATCGCAGACGAGCATCGCCTCCTGGGTGCGCCCGATGGCGAACGCGGGGACGACGACGGTGCCGCCCTCGTGGATGGTCTGGGTCACCGAGCGCGCGAACCCCTCCTCGACGGTCGCGCGGTCGGGGCGGGTGACGTCCGCGTACGTGGACTCACAGAGAACGATGTCCGCGTCCGGGCGCGCGGTCGTCCCTGAGAGTAGGCGCTGGTCTTCTGTGTTGAAGTCGGCGGTGTACAGCAGGCGCGTGTCGCCGTCGTCGACGAGGACGTGGGCGCTCCCGGGGATGTGACCGGCGTTGAAGAACGTCACCTCGTGGCCCGCGGCGTCGAAGGACTCCTCGTAGTCGTGGGTCTCGGAGACTTCGCCGAGGCGGGCGACCTCGGTGTGCGTGAACGGGCAGTCGTAGCGGCCGCCGCGGTCGTTCCACTTGTGGTGGTCGCCGGGCGCCATCCCTTGGAGTTTGAGCGTGTCTGTCGCGAGGAGGCGTGTGAGGTCCCGGGTCGGCGGTGTCC contains:
- a CDS encoding PAS domain-containing protein, which gives rise to MRDPGGTTEEDFLGNRDVVEGIVQTSPVGITVVDGDGTLAFANERAEEIYGRSREEINEFTHDDSRWGLVGEHGQPLEAGEAPFDRIVAEETEIHDQIIGLHRPSGERVWVSVNGAPQWNEDGELERAIFTFKEVTERRKREREVEESERRYRTLVDNFPNGAVALVDEDLTYQTVGGEPLEEAGAPAEDIEGKQVSEAVPRELADELVPRYEAAFDGESSTFQVESNDRIYRIRIVPVFDDDGHVFVALGVSQDVTEQRNRERELKESERRYRTLVDNFPGGSVGLFNENLTYDIVGGELLEDLGIDSADVVGTNIYARYPDDLVTDIEPNFHAVFEGESSTFEVDLPDRDLLAHTLPVRNAAGEIYAGMVVVQDITDQKEYQRRLEESNERLEQFAYAASHDLQEPLRMISSYLQLLEDRYTEDLEGDGQEFVEFAVDGAERMRDMIQGLLAYSRVETQGNPFEPVDLDTIVADICEDLGVKIEERDADITIEDLPTVAGDASQLRQVFQNLLDNAIEYSGDAPPRIHVAAERDGDEWAISISDEGIGIDTKNQERVFEVFQRLHSRDEHPGTGLGLALCERIIERHGGDIWVESEPGEGTTFSFTLPDAGGDEQGQD
- a CDS encoding PAS domain-containing sensor histidine kinase, encoding MSSSGPSRDDYGETLALFDQRDDPTEPLTTPEIADSLETARETVYKRLENLVSRGKLKSKDISADARVWWRPHTDSKSVGVSEAEITESIVRQLFENAPNPYLIVQPDEYEIVAVSDTYLEATMTERETILGQTLFEVFPADPEDPDPEGAPRLRRSLDRVTEQREEDVMPVTHYPVPDRDATNNQFEDRWWSPVNTPLFDARGKLLYIIHHVQDVTPLVETSPGEDGVDLSDELEVEKSHLTADMLLKSRKLYEAREEAYEREKQQQAVADLGQVTLESSDLDALMNEAARTVADALDAEYSAVFDLETNAEALLLRQGAGWDEGVVGNTRMEAVEAESQAAYTLENDYPIVVEDLHTETRFSGQALLTNHDVRSGINTVIGPCEDPWGILSVHDPEPREFSEDDVSFVVSVANILAEAIEREQYETRLERLIRKLEESNERLEQFAYAASHDLQEPLRMVTSYLKLVESRYSDELDEDGEEFIKFAVDGAERMRAMINSLLAYSRVETQGDPFETVDLDVVVKDALADLQFRIDRHDAEVVVGELPVVRGDGGQLRQVFQNLLDNAIEYSGEKTPSVEVSAERDGNEWVISVADEGIGIDEDDAERVFEVFQRLHSREAHSGTGIGLALCDRIIERHNGDIWIESESSEGATFSMSLPPVPESESEPR
- a CDS encoding ATP-binding protein — encoded protein: MQDVDVPVIYQAVCCPGGDWTTQADSTIYDLERGLGTVQDRVLEAIVPRDDETEASYTPPRADQHRIEGIRGRTLRRTFRMSARAVALTHESPTDADSAAKRLRSVFASIGGETHTITGRVTTDDELYAGPGYPPGTQIFEAVCDRLVGRVSYDAKRSYLPWVPHESTGFIVAPEELPGFCLLGGAGLTPSGRRALATRSPERIGIPLPPPELLGRYRGPGMALGMPLTRDRQPYGHPLILPPAQQTRHVLVVGDTGSGKSVLQCTAMLTNTIATDGPAIVFDTKGGGTALEYLRAHFAAYGDLEDVHYFDFTRVLPALTFFDITRLLEAGVPHEEARSRKASHYEELLQGVMGAEQYGQAQESVKVLRNHVKALFDPIHGEDSFSHADLYAALRRTQEQRATPPVSDDRLATYFESLLERDRDIFQKVMTGAIGRADSIATDGRLGPLFEHTAENGEGARFDFSECISEDSVIVFDFGGMEAGVKRTLTLALLSNLWSALKARSQNTPESEVALVNVYLEEAADVADTSLVDTLLSQGRSFELSMTLGVQFPRQLDSPDPENETYLEALNETATFIVGNVSVRDDLAEVLATEGMPPEAVARRLSALRRGNWLVRPGSGFDEATPRPFLTESLPAPNGHPASDAPLSESEEARFQAALENAESRTLREAGLPQTNPDEEVDDESDTKEEDGDEVEDEESVSTQSVTRVDSLLPYTKRLPRVVAYDEQAHALRCSRCQNRYDPSIEGLRRAIECCYSMGDVKRDNIPVCEFNLKLAPSEITDSPWSIPQLLFLQAVYNAQQLRYDRLEYDIVGDSMLRLQEYVGIEAGELEELIEAGVLRRDGDHPHRLYSVPPEGRSVIGEAYREGIDYGHGAGDLEESAQHVCLNEAARRFLVQEFQEDPDSEVVEVQTYYELGDGHRLDCAGLDANGEIVVVVEAERINHDRAEAIVNDYDKMASCDPVEAIWVVLNREDAHEVLETLYNPSTGKPRVDKTYSRNTPPQQFRLNAPGATSIYPISYLQKELQD
- a CDS encoding MBL fold metallo-hydrolase, whose protein sequence is MQIRFLGGAREVGRSAILVNDRLLLDYGMQSGTPPQFPVDSVDPDAVVASHGHLDHVGLLPALLSGDRRPPIHWTPPTRDLTRLLATDTLKLQGMAPGDHHKWNDRGGRYDCPFTHTEVARLGEVSETHDYEESFDAAGHEVTFFNAGHIPGSAHVLVDDGDTRLLYTADFNTEDQRLLSGTTARPDADIVLCESTYADVTRPDRATVEEGFARSVTQTIHEGGTVVVPAFAIGRTQEAMLVCDAHDVPCYVDGMGVAVTRRFRETPGFLRDPDAFGRACGHARFVDASTRNGQRRRIAEKQTAIVTTAGMLAGGPAMTYVPAIAGNPQHKVAFTGYQVEGTPGRELLETGSAELDGRHRRVAAQVESHDFSAHADRDGLLSFLDEYRGSQVLVNHGDRCADFASELRGDGYDARAPELGADIRV